Proteins co-encoded in one Brassica rapa cultivar Chiifu-401-42 chromosome A02, CAAS_Brap_v3.01, whole genome shotgun sequence genomic window:
- the LOC103854511 gene encoding 40S ribosomal protein S27-2 — MVLQNDIDLLNPPAELEKRKHKLKRLVQSPNSFFMDVKCQGCFNITTVFSHSQTVVVCGNCQTVLCQPTGGKARLTEGCSFRKK; from the exons ATG GTTCTCCAAAACGACATCGATCTGCTCAACCCTCCAGCTGAGCTCGAGAAGAGAAAGCACAAGCTCAAGCGTCTCGTGCAGTCTCCTAACTCCTTCTTCATG GACGTTAAGTGCCAGGGATGCTTCAACAT AACGACAGTGTTCAGCCACTCGCAAACAGTTGTAGTGTGTGGGAACTGTCAGACGGTTCTGTGCCAGCCCACTGGTGGTAAAGCCAGGCTCACTGAGGGATGCTCTTTCAGGAAGAAGTGA
- the LOC103854512 gene encoding chaperone protein dnaJ GFA2, mitochondrial, which produces MIPTNGARVLRLLTRRCLSSTLVQDLTNQRLRGVAIGSFRRLNTGTTNPAKFLGDYASKSGDGRKWINFGGFNSSFGSTRSIHGTGSSFMSAKDYYEVLGVSKNAPDGEIKKAYYGLAKKLHPDMNKDDPEAEKKFQEVSKAYEILKDKEKRDLYDQVGHEAFEQNASGGGYPNDGGFGEGFNPFDIFDIFSRNKQEFGGQDVKVLLELSFMEAVQGCSKTVTFQTELACNTCGGQGVPPGTKRERCKACNGSGMTTMRRGMLSIQRTCDKCGGAGQTFSSICKSCRGGRVVRGQKTVKVNIDPGVDNTDTLKVSKSGGADPDGDQPGDLYVIFKVREDPVFRREGSDIHVNSVISVTQAILGGTIQVPTLTGDVVVKVRPGTQPGQKVVLRNKGIRARKSTKFGDQYVHFNVSIPANITQRQRELLEEFIKEEQGDYEKRTASASS; this is translated from the exons ATGATCCCTACCAATGGCGCAAGGGTTCTTCGCTTGTTGACTCGTCGATGTCTCTCCTCAACGCTTGTACAAGATCTAACCAATCAG AGACTCAGGGGAGTAGCTATCGGGAGCTTTAGGAGATTGAATACTGGTACTACCAATCCTGCCAAGTTTCTTGGAGATTACGCTTCCAAATCTG GGGATGGTCGGAAATGGATCAATTTTGGAGGTTTTAATTCTAGTTTTGGTTCGACAAGGTCTATTCATGGAACAG GTTCGTCGTTTATGTCGGCTAAGGACTACTATGAAGTTCTTGGAGTGAGCAAGAATGCTCCAGATGGTGAAATCAAGAAGGCTTATTATGGG CTAGCTAAGAAACTCCATCCTGATATGAATAAAGATGACCCTGAAGCTGAGAAGAAGTTCCAGGAGGTCTCAAAAGCTTATGAA ATTTTGAAAGATAAGGAGAAGCGTGACCTATATGACCAG GTTGGGCATGAAGCATTTGAGCAAAATGCTAGTGGTGGTGGGTATCCAAATGATGGAGGTTTCGGTGAAGGGTTTAACCCATTTGATATATTCGAT ATCTTCAGCAGGAACAAGCAAGAGTTCGGAGGCCAAGATGTCAAG GTTTTGCTTGAGCTTTCTTTCATGGAAGCTGTTCAAGGATGCTCCAAAACCGTGACTTTTCAAACCGAACTTGCTTGTAACACTTGTG GTGGACAAGGTGTTCCTCCTGGCACCAAACGTGAGAGATGTAAAGCCTGTAACGGCTCTGGGATG ACAACAATGAGAAGGGGTATGTTAAGCATCCAACGAACATGCGATAAGTGTGGTGGAGCTGGTCAAACCTTCTCG AGTATTTGCAAATCCTGTAGAGGGGGTAGAGTGGTTCGAGGACAGAAGACAGTGAAAGTCAATATTGATCcag GGGTTGACAATACTGATACCTTAAAGGTGTCAAAGTCTGGTGGGGCTGATCCTGATGGTGACCAACCTGGAGAtctatatgttatttttaag GTTCGTGAAGATCCCGTGTTCCGCAGAGAGGGATCAGATATTCATGTGAATTCGGTTATCAGTGTTACTCAG GCCATTCTTGGAGGAACCATTCAAGTTCCAACCCTCACCGGTGATGTTGTTGTGAAG GTCCGTCCTGGAACCCAACCTGGTCAGAAGGTAGTCCTAAGAAATAAAG GTATTAGAGCAAGAAAGTCAACTAAATTTGGGGATCAATATGTGCATTTCAACGTCAGCATCCCTGC AAATATAACGCAAAGACAGCGTGAACTGCTCGAGGAGTTTATTAAAGAAGAGCAAGGCGATTATGAGAAGCGAACTGCTTCTGCATCTTCCTAA
- the LOC103854514 gene encoding MMS19 nucleotide excision repair protein homolog isoform X2, which produces MAALNNLTEHLEAFVDVTRSPTHHAESLKAIATSLEKSVLSINQLVVEMDMYLTTTDDVVRARGILLLAEMLDYLKSKPLDNAVVNSLVGFFTAKLAEWRSVRGALSGCLALIKRKGVAGLVTATDAEAVAKSMAQSVQVQSLALYDRKLCFELLECLLEQYPEAMINLGDLMVYATCEAIDGEKDPPCLMVAFHVVELLARLFPSPSGPVASEASDLFEFISCYFPLHYTHTKGDEASIPREDLSRGLSLAISSTPFFEPYAIPLLLEKLSSSLPVAKVDSLKCLKDCAVNYGVNRMKKHYEGIWSAIKDALYASTGTDLSFGLESLTSPGFEMNEIHREAVNLLQRLVKQDISFLGLVADDIRVKMIFDTISRYSRYEEMLDTSKLEVLVVSQILSVSARASVESCNTIFETFFVRLMNTLGIVESTSTGDLVHNENSTVSTRLYHGGLHLCIELLTASKDLIPSSEEDSSTPGCAQQSWCSIVNKFSASLIEAFTSAVQSSNDDCTADAYLGVKGLLAMGMFRGGSSPVSRSEYEKILTTLTSIIAANSAKTVKWELALKALVCMGSFIDQYHESEKAMSYMGIVVENLVSLVRSSHCSLPHPMILEATSEVCSTSPTYVEKMVQGFEEAFCSSFSDFCVNGNFKSIENCSQLLECVTNKLLPRVTEIDGLEKSLVSFAISMWNQIESSVVFSYAFNGREFVEAAMKTMRQIVGVASVNSQNSIIQKAYNVISLSTLPAMESIPLTFAALEGLQHDLSTRDELILSLFASVIIGASPMASIPDVKSLIKLFMVSSLKGYIPAAQALGSMVNKLGVGLEEACDIIFHESFESGNTNSSDVTSKTICGSETLLAKICLGFYGSLDLQTRAITGLAWIGKGLLMRGDKRVNEIALVLVECLKSTNSSGNALHPTAMKHAADAFLTLMSDSEACLNRKLHAVIRPLYKQRFFSITVPILESLIVNSQTPLSRTMLHVALAHVISNVPVTVILDNTKKLLPVILEGLSVLSVDSVHKEILFSLLLVLSGTLTDIKGRQSVSDNAHRIIECLVKLASYSHLMVVRETAIQCLATLLELPHRRIYPFRREVLQAVTKALDDPKRRVREEAIKCRQAWTSISSRSTPF; this is translated from the exons ATGGCTGCACTGAATAATCTCACCGAGCACCTCGAAGCTTTCGTCGACGTCACTCGTTCCCCTACTCACCAT GCTGAGAGTCTGAAAGCGATTGCTACTTCCTTGGAGAAGAGTGTCTTGTCTATAAACCAGTTG GTCGTGGAGATGGACATGTATTTGACGACCACTGATGATGTTGTCCGAGCACGAG GTATTCTCTTGCTTGCGGAGATGCTGGATTATCTAAAGTCAAAGCCTTTGGACAATGCAGTTGTCAATAGTCTCGTTGGATTCTTTACCGCGAAGCTG GCAGAGTGGAGATCGGTGCGCGGTGCACTTTCTGGTTGCTTGGCTCTGATTAAGAGGAAAGGCGTAGCTGGTTTGGTCACTGCTACTGATGCAGAAGCTGTGGCCAAGTCAATGGCACAGAGTGTTCAAGTGCAGTCTTTAGCACTGTATGATCGCAAG CTCTGTTTTGAACTGTTGGAGTGCCTTCTAGAGCAATACCCTGAAGCTATGATAAATTTG GGAGATTTGATGGTGTATGCTACATGCGAGGCCATCGATGGAGAAAAAGACCCTCCATGCTTAATGGTAGCTTTTCATGTAGTGGAGCTTTTGGCTCGATTGTTTCCCAGCCCCTCCGGTCCAGTTGCGTCTGAGGCATCTGATCTTTTTGAGTTTATAAGTTGCTACTTCCCACTTCACTATACGCAT ACAAAGGGTGATGAAGCTAGTATTCCAAGAGAAGACCTTTCAAGGGGACTATCT CTGGCAATCTCTTCCACTCCTTTTTTTGAACCGTATGCTATTCCGTTGCTTCTTGAAAAGCTTTCATCCTCTCTACCAGTCGCAAAG GTTGATTCTTTGAAATGTCTGAAAGATTGCGCTGTGAACTATGGAGTAAACCGAATGAAGAAGCACTATGAAGGCATTTGGTCGGCAATAAAAGATGCACTTTATGCTTCCACCGGGACAGATTTATCCTTTGGTCTAGAATCCCTCACTAGTCCAGGGTTTGAAATGAATGAGATCCACAGAGAAGCTGTTAATCTCCTTCAGAGGCTTGTTAAGCAAGATATCTCGTTTTTAGGTCTTGTTGCTGATGATATACGTGTAAAGATGATCTTCGATACCATTTCTAGATACTCGCGGTATGAAGAAATGCTTGACACGAGCAAACTGGAGGTTCTTGTTGTCAGTCAGATACTGTCTGTGTCTGCCAGAGCTTCTGTTGAGTCATGCAATACAATCTTTGAAACTTTTTTCGTCCGCCTTATGAATACTCTAGGGATTGTAGAGTCAACGTCAACTGGTGATCTTGTGCACAACGAAAACTCGACGGTTTCTACTAGACTCTACCATGGAGGTCTTCATCTTTGCATCGAACTTCTTACAGCATCAAAAGATCTTATTCCGAGTTCCGAGGAAGATTCTTCAACACCTGGATGCGCGCAGCAATCATGGTGCTCTATAGTTAACAAGTTCTCAGCTTCACTGATCGAGGCGTTCACTTCTGCAGTACAAAGCTCTAATGATGATTGTACTGCAGATGCATATCTTGGAG TTAAGGGTTTGCTGGCTATGGGTATGTTCCGGGGCGGCTCTTCTCCTGTATCGAGATCTGAATACGAGAAGATATTGACGACTTTAACATCAATCATCGCAGCCAATAGTGCCAAAACAGTGAAGTGGGAATTGGCATTGAAAGCGCTTGTCTGCATGGGTTCATTTATTGATCAGTATCATGAGAGTGAAAAGGCTATGAGCTACATGGGTATAGTTGTCGAAAATTTGGTTTCGCTTGTTCGCTCTAGTCATTGTTCTCTTCCACATCCAATGATATTAGAAGCAACTTCAGAAGTTTGCTCTACTAGCCCAACGTATGTAGAGAAAATGGTTCAAGGATTTGAAGAAGCTTTCTGTTCCAGTTTCTCTGATTTCTGT GTCAATGGAAACTTCAAGTCAATCGAAAATTGTTCTCAGCTCCTGGAGTGTGTGACCAATAAATTGCTTCCACG TGTGACAGAGATCGATGGTCTCGAGAAAAGCTTGGTGAGTTTTGCTATCAGTATGTGGAATCAAATTGAATCCTCTGTCGTTTTCAGTTATGCTTTTAATGGCAGG GAGTTTGTTGAGGCAGCAATGAAAACAATGCGGCAAATTGTAGGAGTTGCTTCGGTAAACTCGCAGAATAGTATAATCCAAAAAGCTTATAATGTGATCTCATTAAGCACGCTTCCAGCTATGGAGTCTATTCCTCTGACCTTTGCTGCATTAGAGGGCTTACAACATGACCTGTCCACTAGGGATGAGTTGATACTTTCACTATTTGCGTCGGTTATCATAGGTGCATCTCCCATGGCGTCCATTCCAGATGTGAAATCACTTATAAAGCTGTTTATGGTATCCTCTCTCAAGGGTTATATCCCAGCAGCCCAAGCTTTGGGTTCAATGGTTAACAAATTGGGGGTGGGT TTGGAAGAGGCATGTGATATAATATTCCACGAGAGTTTTGAATCTGGAAACACTAATTCTTCTGATGTGACTAGTAAAACTATATGTGGAAGTGAGACACTTTTGGCAAAGATATGTTTAGGTTTCTATGGTTCGCTGGACCTTCAGACCCGCGCTATAACAGGTCTAGCGTGGATTGGGAAAGGTTTACTAATGCGGGGTGATAAAAGAGTTAATGAGATAGCTCTTGTACTTGTGGAATGCTTAAAATCCACTAACAGTTCCGGAAATGCTCTGCATCCTACTGCCATGAAACATGCAGCTGATGCATTCCTCACACTAATGTCTGATTCGGAAGCGTGCCTGAACAGAAAGCTTCATGCAGTTATACGGCCACTCTATAAGCAACGCTTTTTCTCTATAACAGTTCCTATTTTGGAGTCGTTGATTGTGAATTCCCAGACTCCACTGTCGAG AACAATGTTGCATGTCGCTCTCGCGCATGTTATATCAAATGTTCCAGTCACGGTCATACTGGACAATACCAAAAAG CTGCTCCCGGTGATATTGGAAGGCTTGTCTGTCTTAAGCGTTGACTCTGTGCATAAAGAAATACTTTTCAGTCTGTTACTGGTTTTATCTGGAACGCTTACTGATATTAAAG GACGGCAATCTGTCAGTGATAATGCACATAGAATCATTGAATGCTTGGTCAAGCTTGCGTCATACTCACATCTAATG GTTGTAAGGGAGACGGCGATTCAGTGTCTTGCTACTTTGTTGGAATTGCCCCATAGAAGAATTTATCCTTTCAGAAGAGAG GTTTTACAAGCGGTAACAAAGGCACTTGATGATCCAAAACGTAGAGTTCGGGAAGAAGCGATTAAATGCAGGCAGGCTTG GACGTCGATCTCATCCAGGAGTACCCCTTTCTGA
- the LOC103854514 gene encoding MMS19 nucleotide excision repair protein homolog isoform X1, whose product MAALNNLTEHLEAFVDVTRSPTHHAESLKAIATSLEKSVLSINQLVVEMDMYLTTTDDVVRARGILLLAEMLDYLKSKPLDNAVVNSLVGFFTAKLAEWRSVRGALSGCLALIKRKGVAGLVTATDAEAVAKSMAQSVQVQSLALYDRKLCFELLECLLEQYPEAMINLGDLMVYATCEAIDGEKDPPCLMVAFHVVELLARLFPSPSGPVASEASDLFEFISCYFPLHYTHTKGDEASIPREDLSRGLSLAISSTPFFEPYAIPLLLEKLSSSLPVAKVDSLKCLKDCAVNYGVNRMKKHYEGIWSAIKDALYASTGTDLSFGLESLTSPGFEMNEIHREAVNLLQRLVKQDISFLGLVADDIRVKMIFDTISRYSRYEEMLDTSKLEVLVVSQILSVSARASVESCNTIFETFFVRLMNTLGIVESTSTGDLVHNENSTVSTRLYHGGLHLCIELLTASKDLIPSSEEDSSTPGCAQQSWCSIVNKFSASLIEAFTSAVQSSNDDCTADAYLGVKGLLAMGMFRGGSSPVSRSEYEKILTTLTSIIAANSAKTVKWELALKALVCMGSFIDQYHESEKAMSYMGIVVENLVSLVRSSHCSLPHPMILEATSEVCSTSPTYVEKMVQGFEEAFCSSFSDFCVNGNFKSIENCSQLLECVTNKLLPRVTEIDGLEKSLVSFAISMWNQIESSVVFSYAFNGREFVEAAMKTMRQIVGVASVNSQNSIIQKAYNVISLSTLPAMESIPLTFAALEGLQHDLSTRDELILSLFASVIIGASPMASIPDVKSLIKLFMVSSLKGYIPAAQALGSMVNKLGVGSGGTNTSSDCSLEEACDIIFHESFESGNTNSSDVTSKTICGSETLLAKICLGFYGSLDLQTRAITGLAWIGKGLLMRGDKRVNEIALVLVECLKSTNSSGNALHPTAMKHAADAFLTLMSDSEACLNRKLHAVIRPLYKQRFFSITVPILESLIVNSQTPLSRTMLHVALAHVISNVPVTVILDNTKKLLPVILEGLSVLSVDSVHKEILFSLLLVLSGTLTDIKGRQSVSDNAHRIIECLVKLASYSHLMVVRETAIQCLATLLELPHRRIYPFRREVLQAVTKALDDPKRRVREEAIKCRQAWTSISSRSTPF is encoded by the exons ATGGCTGCACTGAATAATCTCACCGAGCACCTCGAAGCTTTCGTCGACGTCACTCGTTCCCCTACTCACCAT GCTGAGAGTCTGAAAGCGATTGCTACTTCCTTGGAGAAGAGTGTCTTGTCTATAAACCAGTTG GTCGTGGAGATGGACATGTATTTGACGACCACTGATGATGTTGTCCGAGCACGAG GTATTCTCTTGCTTGCGGAGATGCTGGATTATCTAAAGTCAAAGCCTTTGGACAATGCAGTTGTCAATAGTCTCGTTGGATTCTTTACCGCGAAGCTG GCAGAGTGGAGATCGGTGCGCGGTGCACTTTCTGGTTGCTTGGCTCTGATTAAGAGGAAAGGCGTAGCTGGTTTGGTCACTGCTACTGATGCAGAAGCTGTGGCCAAGTCAATGGCACAGAGTGTTCAAGTGCAGTCTTTAGCACTGTATGATCGCAAG CTCTGTTTTGAACTGTTGGAGTGCCTTCTAGAGCAATACCCTGAAGCTATGATAAATTTG GGAGATTTGATGGTGTATGCTACATGCGAGGCCATCGATGGAGAAAAAGACCCTCCATGCTTAATGGTAGCTTTTCATGTAGTGGAGCTTTTGGCTCGATTGTTTCCCAGCCCCTCCGGTCCAGTTGCGTCTGAGGCATCTGATCTTTTTGAGTTTATAAGTTGCTACTTCCCACTTCACTATACGCAT ACAAAGGGTGATGAAGCTAGTATTCCAAGAGAAGACCTTTCAAGGGGACTATCT CTGGCAATCTCTTCCACTCCTTTTTTTGAACCGTATGCTATTCCGTTGCTTCTTGAAAAGCTTTCATCCTCTCTACCAGTCGCAAAG GTTGATTCTTTGAAATGTCTGAAAGATTGCGCTGTGAACTATGGAGTAAACCGAATGAAGAAGCACTATGAAGGCATTTGGTCGGCAATAAAAGATGCACTTTATGCTTCCACCGGGACAGATTTATCCTTTGGTCTAGAATCCCTCACTAGTCCAGGGTTTGAAATGAATGAGATCCACAGAGAAGCTGTTAATCTCCTTCAGAGGCTTGTTAAGCAAGATATCTCGTTTTTAGGTCTTGTTGCTGATGATATACGTGTAAAGATGATCTTCGATACCATTTCTAGATACTCGCGGTATGAAGAAATGCTTGACACGAGCAAACTGGAGGTTCTTGTTGTCAGTCAGATACTGTCTGTGTCTGCCAGAGCTTCTGTTGAGTCATGCAATACAATCTTTGAAACTTTTTTCGTCCGCCTTATGAATACTCTAGGGATTGTAGAGTCAACGTCAACTGGTGATCTTGTGCACAACGAAAACTCGACGGTTTCTACTAGACTCTACCATGGAGGTCTTCATCTTTGCATCGAACTTCTTACAGCATCAAAAGATCTTATTCCGAGTTCCGAGGAAGATTCTTCAACACCTGGATGCGCGCAGCAATCATGGTGCTCTATAGTTAACAAGTTCTCAGCTTCACTGATCGAGGCGTTCACTTCTGCAGTACAAAGCTCTAATGATGATTGTACTGCAGATGCATATCTTGGAG TTAAGGGTTTGCTGGCTATGGGTATGTTCCGGGGCGGCTCTTCTCCTGTATCGAGATCTGAATACGAGAAGATATTGACGACTTTAACATCAATCATCGCAGCCAATAGTGCCAAAACAGTGAAGTGGGAATTGGCATTGAAAGCGCTTGTCTGCATGGGTTCATTTATTGATCAGTATCATGAGAGTGAAAAGGCTATGAGCTACATGGGTATAGTTGTCGAAAATTTGGTTTCGCTTGTTCGCTCTAGTCATTGTTCTCTTCCACATCCAATGATATTAGAAGCAACTTCAGAAGTTTGCTCTACTAGCCCAACGTATGTAGAGAAAATGGTTCAAGGATTTGAAGAAGCTTTCTGTTCCAGTTTCTCTGATTTCTGT GTCAATGGAAACTTCAAGTCAATCGAAAATTGTTCTCAGCTCCTGGAGTGTGTGACCAATAAATTGCTTCCACG TGTGACAGAGATCGATGGTCTCGAGAAAAGCTTGGTGAGTTTTGCTATCAGTATGTGGAATCAAATTGAATCCTCTGTCGTTTTCAGTTATGCTTTTAATGGCAGG GAGTTTGTTGAGGCAGCAATGAAAACAATGCGGCAAATTGTAGGAGTTGCTTCGGTAAACTCGCAGAATAGTATAATCCAAAAAGCTTATAATGTGATCTCATTAAGCACGCTTCCAGCTATGGAGTCTATTCCTCTGACCTTTGCTGCATTAGAGGGCTTACAACATGACCTGTCCACTAGGGATGAGTTGATACTTTCACTATTTGCGTCGGTTATCATAGGTGCATCTCCCATGGCGTCCATTCCAGATGTGAAATCACTTATAAAGCTGTTTATGGTATCCTCTCTCAAGGGTTATATCCCAGCAGCCCAAGCTTTGGGTTCAATGGTTAACAAATTGGGGGTGGGTTCTGGTGGAACAAATACCTCAAGCGATTGTTCCTTGGAAGAGGCATGTGATATAATATTCCACGAGAGTTTTGAATCTGGAAACACTAATTCTTCTGATGTGACTAGTAAAACTATATGTGGAAGTGAGACACTTTTGGCAAAGATATGTTTAGGTTTCTATGGTTCGCTGGACCTTCAGACCCGCGCTATAACAGGTCTAGCGTGGATTGGGAAAGGTTTACTAATGCGGGGTGATAAAAGAGTTAATGAGATAGCTCTTGTACTTGTGGAATGCTTAAAATCCACTAACAGTTCCGGAAATGCTCTGCATCCTACTGCCATGAAACATGCAGCTGATGCATTCCTCACACTAATGTCTGATTCGGAAGCGTGCCTGAACAGAAAGCTTCATGCAGTTATACGGCCACTCTATAAGCAACGCTTTTTCTCTATAACAGTTCCTATTTTGGAGTCGTTGATTGTGAATTCCCAGACTCCACTGTCGAG AACAATGTTGCATGTCGCTCTCGCGCATGTTATATCAAATGTTCCAGTCACGGTCATACTGGACAATACCAAAAAG CTGCTCCCGGTGATATTGGAAGGCTTGTCTGTCTTAAGCGTTGACTCTGTGCATAAAGAAATACTTTTCAGTCTGTTACTGGTTTTATCTGGAACGCTTACTGATATTAAAG GACGGCAATCTGTCAGTGATAATGCACATAGAATCATTGAATGCTTGGTCAAGCTTGCGTCATACTCACATCTAATG GTTGTAAGGGAGACGGCGATTCAGTGTCTTGCTACTTTGTTGGAATTGCCCCATAGAAGAATTTATCCTTTCAGAAGAGAG GTTTTACAAGCGGTAACAAAGGCACTTGATGATCCAAAACGTAGAGTTCGGGAAGAAGCGATTAAATGCAGGCAGGCTTG GACGTCGATCTCATCCAGGAGTACCCCTTTCTGA
- the LOC103854513 gene encoding laccase-15, with amino-acid sequence MSHPLFIYFLISLSLYRSCTAHRHTFTVKEVPYKKLCSTKKILTVNGRFPGQTLKVYKGDTIYVNVRNRASENITMHWHGVEQPRNPWSDGPEYITQCPIRPGSDFIYEVIFSTEETTVWWHAHSSWTRATVHGLIFVYPRPPKSLPFPKSDHEVPLIFGEWWKKDVREVVELFMRTGGDPNVSDALTINGHPGFLYPCSKSDTFKLMVEKSKTYRIRMVNAALNLILFFAIAKHNLTVVSADGHYTKPINATYITISPGQTLDLLLHADQNPKSTYYMAARAYHSNPNINFNNSTTIGILRYTSSTSSSSKHYPNLPYYNDTSAAFRFFTSIKCLYSGQVPVKISRRIISTVSINNLMCPNNLCEGPNGSRLAASMNNISFVTPSHVDILKAYYYHIRGVYGTRFPEFPPLVFNFTADDQPLFLQTPRFATEVKILKFGESVEIVLQGTSLVGGGIDHPMHLHGFSFYEVGVGFGNYNVTEDPSNYNLKDPPYINTATVPRNGWVAIRFIADNPGVWFMHCHFDRHLTWGMKVVFIVMNGRGLNQQILPPPPNLPPCY; translated from the exons ATGTCACATCCCTTGTTCATTTACTTTCTAATCTCTCTTTCCCTCTACAGAAGTTGCACTGCACATCGCCACACATTCAcg GTTAAGGAAGTTCCATATAAGAAACTGTGTAGCACGAAGAAGATTTTAACAGTTAATGGTCGGTTTCCTGGACAAACTTTAAAGGTTTACAAAGGAGACACCATTTACGTTAACGTTCGTAACCGAGCTAGTGAAAATATCACCATGCATTG GCATGGTGTAGAGCAGCCGAGAAACCCATGGTCAGATGGACCAGAATACATCACACAATGCCCAATTCGACCTGGGTCTGACTTTATTTATGAAGTCATATTTTCCACCGAAGAGACGACTGTTTGGTGGCATGCTCATAGCTCTTGGACGCGTGCCACTGTACACGGTCTTATTTTTGTGTATCCTCGGCCCCCGAAATCCCTCCCTTTTCCAAAATCGGATCACGAAGTCCCTTTGATTTTTG gAGAGTGGTGGAAGAAGGATGTGAGAGAAGTAGTGGAGCTGTTCATGAGGACAGGAGGTGACCCAAATGTGTCCGATGCTTTGACCATCAATGGACATCCTGGTTTCTTGTATCCTTGCTCTAAATCag ATACATTCAAGCTCATGGTGGAGAAAAGCAAAACCTATCGCATTCGGATGGTAAACGCCGCACTGAACTTAATCCTCTTCTTCGCAATCGCAAAACACAACCTCACCGTGGTTTCCGCCGATGGCCACTACACCAAACCAATAAACGCTACTTACATCACCATATCTCCAGGCCAAACGCTAGACTTGTTATTACACGCCGACCAAAACCCAAAAAGCACTTATTACATGGCCGCCAGAGCTTACCATAGCAACCCTAACATCAACTTCAACAACTCCACAACTATAGGGATCTTACGTTACACCTCTTCAACTTCATCGTCTTCAAAACACTACCCAAACCTTCCTTATTACAATGACACATCAGCAGCGTTTAGATTCTTCACCAGTATCAAATGCTTATACTCCGGACAAGTTCCCGTGAAGATCTCACGTAGAATAATCTCGACGGTTTCAATAAACAACCTTATGTGTCCCAACAACTTGTGTGAAGGTCCAAACGGGTCGAGACTAGCGGCGAGTATGAACAACATATCGTTCGTTACACCAAGTCACGTGGACATACTAAAAGCTTACTATTATCACATTAGGGGCGTTTACGGAACGCGGTTTCCGGAGTTTCCACCGCTGGTTTTCAACTTTACCGCGGATGATCAACCGTTGTTTTTGcagactccaagatttgctaCGGAGGTGAAAATACTGAAGTTTGGGGAAAGTGTTGAGATTGTTCTCCAAGGGACGAGTTTAGTTGGTGGTGGAATCGATCATCCCATGCATCTCCATGGTTTTAGTTTCTACGAGGTTGGTGTCGGGTTTGGTAACTATAACGTAACTGAAGATCCGTCGAACTATAATCTCAAAGATCCTCCGTACATAAACACTGCGACTGTGCCAAGAAACGGTTGGGTCGCTATCAGATTCATAGCTGATAATCCTG GGGTATGGTTCATGCACTGCCACTTTGATAGACATCTCACGTGGGGAATGAAAGTTgtcttcattgtcatgaatgGAAGAGGACTAAACCAGCAGATTCTGCCTCCACCTCCTAACTTGCCTCCTTGTTACTAA